The genomic stretch CCTGGTACGCCCAGGCGCAGGCCGCCGCCGTCGCCGGCGTGGTCGACGGCGCCGTCAGCGGGGTACGCGTGGTGAAGGGCTTCGGGCAGGAGGAGCAGGAGACCGGCAAGCTCCGGGAGGTCGGGCGCAAGCTCTTCGCGGGACGGCTGCGCACCATACGGCTGAACAGCACGTACACCCCCGCCCTGCAGGCCGTCCCGGCCCTCGGCCAGGTCGCCATGCTGGCGCTCGGCGGCTGGCTGGCCGTGCGCGGGCACATCACGCTCGGCACCTTCGTCGCCTTCTCCAGCTATCTCGCCCAGCTGGTCGGACCGGTCCGCATGCTCGCGATGGTCCTCACCGTCGGCCAGCAGGCCCGGGCCGGCACCGAGCGCGTCCTGGAGCTGATCGACACCGAGCCGACGCTCCAGGAGGGCACCAAGACCCTCCCCGCCGACGCGCCCGCGACCGTCGAGTTCGACGACGTGTCCTTCGGCTACGACAGCGGATCCAAGGTCCTCGACGGACTGACCTTCGAGATACGCCCCGGCGAGACCCTCGCCGTCGTCGGCTCCTCCGGATCCGGCAAGTCCACCCTCTCCCTGCTGCTCCCGCGCTTCTACGACGTCACCCACGGCGCCGTCCTGATCGGCGGCCACGACGTGCGCGAGCTGACCCTGGACTCGCTCCGGGCCGCGATCGGGCTCGTCCCCGAGGACTCGTTCCTCTTCTCGGACACCGTCCGCTCCAACATCGCCTACGGCCACCCGGACGCCACGCAGGAGGAGATCGAGGCCGCCGCCCGCGCCGCCCAGGCGGACCGTTTCATCAGCGAGCTTCCCCAGGGGTACGACACCAAGGTCGGCGAGCAGGGCCTGACCCTCTCCGGCGGCCAGCGCCAGCGCATCGCGCTCGCCCGCGCCCTGCTCACCGACCCCCGGCTCCTCGTCCTGGACGACGCCACCTCGGCCGTGGACGCCCGGGTCGAGCACGAGATCCACGAGGCGCTGAAGCAGGTGATGGAGGGCCGTACGACCCTGCTCATCGCGCACCGCCGCTCCACCCTCAACCTCGCCGACCGCATCGCGGTCCTCGACGGCGGCCGGCTCGCGGACCTCGGCACCCACGAGGAACTCCAGCAGCGGTCCGCCCTCTACCGCCGTCTGCTCACCGACCCGGACGAACTGGGCGGGGTCTCCCCGGGGCACGCCGAGCCCGCCGTACCGCGGGAGGACACCTCTGTCCGCGAGGAGCTGGACGCCGAGTTCGACGCCGAGCGGGGCGTGACCCCCCGGCTGTGGACGGGCGACCGGGAGCCGAAGAACGCCGAGGACACAGCGCTCGCCGGCACCCCGGCCACCCCGGAGCTGCTCGCCAAGGTGGCGGCGCTGCCCCCGGCCGTCGACACCCCGGACATAGACGAGGCCCGAGCGGTCGGGCGCGAGGACTCCTACGGTCTGCGCCGCCTGCTGCGCGGCTTCGGCCCGCCCCTCCTGCTCAGCCTGCTGCTGGTCGCCGTGGACGCGGGCGCGGGCCTGCTGCTGCCGGTGCTGATCCGGCACGGCATCGACGCGGGCGTCACCAAGATGGCCCTCGGCGCCGTGTGGGCGGCCTCGCTGCTCGGTCTGCTGACCGTCGTCGTCCAGTGGGTCGCGCAGATCGGCGAGACCCGGATGACCGGCCGTACCGGTGAGCGGGTGCTCTATGCGCTACGGCTGAAGATCTTCGCCCAGCTCCAGCGGCTGGGGCTCGACTACTACGAGCGCGAGCTGACCGGCCGGATCATGACCCGGATGACGACCGACGTGGACGCGCTGTCCACGTTCCTGCAGACCGGGCTGGTCACCGCGTTCGTGTCGGTCGTCACCTTCTTCGGCATCATGGCCGCCCTGCTGGTGATCGACATCCAGCTCGCCCTCGTCGTCTTCACGACGCTGCCCCCGCTGATCGTCGCGACCTTCTTCTTCCGCCGGGCGAGCGTGAAGGCGTACGAACTCGCCCGCGAACGCGTGTCGACGGTCAACGCGGACTTGCAGGAGTCGGTCGCCGGGCTGCGGATCGTGCAGGCCTTCCGGCGCGAGCGGGACGGCGGGCGGCGGTTCGCCGAGCGCAGCGACAGCTACCGGCACGCCCGGATCCGCGGCCAGTGGCTGATATCGGTCTACTTCCCGTTCGTGCAGCTCCTGTCGTCCGTCGCGGCGGCCTCCGTGCTGATCGCGGGCGCGCACCGGGTGGAGGCGGCGACCCTGACCACGGGCGCCCTGGTCGCCTACCTCCTCTACATCGACCTGTTCTTCGCCCCGGTCCAGCAGCTGTCCCAGGTCTTCGACGGCTACCAGCAGGCGACGGTCTCGCTGGGCCGCATCCAGGAGCTGCTGCGCGAGCCGACCTCCACGAAGTCCGCGGACGAGCCGCTGGAGGTGCTCTCGCTGCGCGGTGACATCGCCTTCGAGGACGTGCGTTTCGCGTACGGGACCGACGAAGAGGCGCTCACCGGCATCGACCTGACGATCCCCGCCGGGCAGACGGTGGCCTTCGTCGGCGAGACGGGCGCCGGCAAGTCCACGCTGGTCAAGCTGGTGGCCCGGTTCTACGACCCCACCGGCGGCCGGGTCACGGTCGACGGCACGGATCTGCGCGCCCTGGACCTGACCTCGTACCGGCACCGCCTCGGGGTGGTCCCGCAGGAGGCCTACCTCTTCCCGGGCACGGTCCGGGACGCCATCGCCTACGGCCGCCCCGAGGCCACCGACGCCGAGGTGGAGGCGGCGGCGCGGGCGGTGGGCGCGCACGAGATGATCGCCACCCTCGACGGCGGCTATCTGCACGAGGTCGCCGAGCGCGGCCGGAACCTCTCGGCCGGCCAGCGTCAGCTGATCGCCCTGGCCCGCGCCGAGCTGGTCGACCCGGACATACTCCTGCTGGACGAGGCCACGGCGGCCCTGGACCTGGCCACGGAGGCACAGGTCAACCAGGCAACCGACCGCCTGGCGGGCCGTCGTACGACGCTGGTGGTCGCCCATCGCCTCACCACGGCGGCCCGCGCGGACCGGGTGGTCGTGATGGACCACGGCGGGGTCGCCGAGGACGGCACCCACGACGAACTCCTGGCCCGCGACGGCCGGTACGCCGAACTGTGGCGCACCTTCGTCGGCCGCCCCGAACCGGAGGAGCCGGTCACCGCGACCCGCTGACTCGTATCGCTGACGGCCGTGCAACCATCCGACATACGTCGTGCGTCCGTACAGCAGTACGGAAATCGGGGGACAGGTTCATGGCTGGGGGAGGACAACAGTGGACAGTGGTGCGATAGGCCGGCGCCTGGCGCTGGGAGCGGCCGTGCTGGCCGCGGCCGGGACGCTCGGCCTGGTGACATCCGGCGCCGCCCAGGCGGCCGCGGCCGACGGCTGCGCCGGCCGTCAGGTGCGGGCCCTGCCGTTCAGTACCGGGGTCACCCAGATCTACAACGACAACGGCTACATCTGCGCCATCACCGTGGCCCGGCATCCCGGCACCACCCAGACGATGTCCGTCAGTGTCCAGGCCCGCGGCGGCCGGCCAGTGGTCGACCAGGGCAGCTACAGGCACCACGCGGGCCCGATCACCGTCCACGCCGGCCACCGCTGCGTGTGGATCAGAGGTTCGGTGGGCTCGGGGTCGGTCAGCTCGGGCTGGATACTGTGCTGACGGTCTGCTGACAGCCCGCCGGGCCGGGGTGCGGGGGTGCCGGGGCGAATCTCGACCCGGTCGGAGCCGGTCGCCCCGGCAGTGGACCTCGGCCTCGGGGCGGCGGGAACCGGCCCGGTCCCTTGCCCGTCAAAGCGCCGGGTTGCCGGACGAGTCTCCGTGGTGCGGTGTCGGCCTGCACGCCTGGCAGTGAGCGCCGACTCACCCTCTCCGCCGCATCCGGCCGGCAGCCCGCCGCCATCGGCGCGCCCCCCTCAATGCGCCGATGGCGGCCCCTCTTCCGGTTACTGTGCTTTCCCTTGACGGAAAGAAACCTCCCGGATATTGGTGACCCCTCGGAAGTTTCCTTCAGCGGTTCTCCTCTGGAAGGAGCGCACGTGCCCGACACCGGCAGACCGTCCAGACGCGCCGTCCTCGCCGCCACCGCGGGCCTCACCGCCGCGCTGACCGTACCGGCCACCGCCCACGCCGCCGTACCCCCCGACCCCCGCCGGCTGCGCGCCCTGATCTCCGGCATGACGCTGGAGGAGAAGGTCGGCCAGCTCTTCGTGATGCGGGTCTACGGCCACTCCGCCACCGCCCCCGACCAGGCCGACATCGACGCCAACCTCAAGGAGCTCGGCGTCCGCACGGCCGCCGAGCTGATCGCGAAGTACCGCGTCGGCGGCGTCATCTACTTCACCTGGGCCCACAACACCCGTGACCCGCACCAGATCGCGGACCTCTCCGACGGCATCCAGAGGGCCTCCCTGGACCAGCCGCGCGGTCTGCCGGTGCTCATCTCCACCGACCAGGAGCACGGCGCGGTCTGCCGGGTCGGCAAGCCCGCCACCCTCTTCCCCGGCGCCATGGCCGTCGGCGCCGCCGGCTCCCGCGCCGACGCGCACACCCTCGGCCGGATCTCCGGCGCCGAACTGCGCGCCATGGGCATCAACCAGGACTACTCCCCGGACGCCGACGTCAACGTCAACCCGGCCAACCCCATCATCGGCGTACGGTCGTTCGGCGCCGACCCGGACGCCGTCGGCGCGCTGGTGGCCGCCGAGGTGCGGGGCTACCAGGCGTCCCGGGTCGCGGCGACCGCCAAGCACTTCCCGGGCCACGGCGACACCGCCGTCGACAGCCACACCGGCTTCCCGGTCATCACCCACAGCCGGGACCTGTGGGAGAAGCTGGACGCCGTCCCCTTCCGGGCGGCGATCGCCGCGGGCATCGACTCGATCATGACCGCGCACATCCAGTTCCCGGCCCTGGACGACTCCGGCGACCCGGCCACCCTCTCCCACCCCATCCTCACCGGCATCCTGCGCGGCGAACTCGGCTACGACGGCGTCGTCATCACCGACTCCCTGGGCATGCAGGGCGTCCGCACCAAGTACGGCGACGACCGCGTGCCGGTGCTCGCGCTGAAGGCCGGGGTCGACCAGCTGCTCAACCCGCCCTCGATCGACGTGGCCTGGCACGCCGTACTGAAGGCCGTACAGGACGGTGAGCTGACCGAGTCCCGCCTTGACGAATCGATCCTGCGCATCCTGCGTCTCAAGGCCCGGCTCGGACTCTTCGACCCACCGCACACCAGCCGGGCGGGCATCGAGCGCACCGTGGGCACCGAGGCGCATCTGGCCGCCGCCGACCGGATCGCCGAGCGCACCACGACCCTGCTGGTCAACGAGGACCACACCCTTCCCTTCGATACCCGCACCGAGCGCCGGATCCTGGTCGTCGGCGCCGACCCGGACTCCCCCACCGGCACCACCGGCCCGCCCACCGGCGTGCTGGCCGCCGCCCTCACCGAGCTGGGCTTCAGCGCCACCGCCCTGTCCACGGGCACCGCGCCCTCCGCCGCGGCCATCGCCCAGGCGGTCACGGCCGCGCAGGACGCGGACGCGGTGGTCGTGGCGACGTACAACGTGACGGCGGGCAACGCACAGCGGACGCTGGTGACACAACTGCGGGCCATGGGCAGGCCCTTGGCGGCCCTCGCCCTCCGTAACCCCTACGACGTGGCCCAATACCCCTCGGTCAAGGGCTGCTTGGCGTCCTACGGCTGGACGGACGTCGAAGTGCGCGCCGCCGCCCGGGTGATCGCCGGACGCGTGGCGCCGCGCGGAAAGCTGCCGGTGCCGGTCCAGCGGGCCGACGACCCCGCGCAGGTGCTGTACCCGATCGGGCACGGGCTGACGTATTAGACGTATCAGCCGTACGTCACCTATCCGATACCCACCCGGCGTAATACCCCCAATGGTCGGAAACCCTCCCGTACGGCTGGCGCCGCCGTGTCGCCAAGGGCCACGCTGGAGCGGGGTGTCAGGGGGTATGGCGATGCGTGGGAAAGGTGCCGTCGGAGCCGTGTGCCTCGCGTGCCTGCTGCCGGCGGCCCTGCTGACCGGCTGCCGGGGCGGGGCGGGCGCCCCCGTCGGCGACGCCCGCCCCACCCCGGCCACGACCGGCGGCTACGGCGCCGAGTTCCTCGCGGTCGGCGAGTGCAGCTCCTTCGGCACGACCAGCTTCACCGAGGTGCCCTGCACCAGCGAGCGGGCGGCGGCCAGGGTCGTCGCCCGCTACGACGGCGCGGTCACCGACGGCCCCCTGTGCCCGGCGACGACCGACTTCGTGCTGCACATCGGCGCCCAGACCGCGATCGCCCCGGGCTACGCCTGTATGCGCAACCTGGAGCCCCCGCACCCCGGCGACCCCGGCGGCGGGGGCGGCCCGCGCACGATCCCGGGCGACTGCGTCTACACCTCAGGTGAGGGCCAGGTCCGCGAGACCCCGTGCGACGGCTCGGGCGCCCAGCGGCCCCAGTACCGGATCACCAAGGCGGCGCCGACGCGCGACGACTGCCCCGCGTCGACGACGCTGTACGTCCAGCTGGGCGGGAGCGATCCGGTGGGTTGCGCAAGCCGGGTGTGAGTTCCTACGGCCTCAGCACAGGCTCGCGCTCAGCATCCCCGGCATCCAGCTTGGCGTCGAAGCGAGCCAGCGGCTCGGCCCGGGCGGCGTCGGCCGGGGAAACTCCCGCCCACTGCAGGATGCGCCCCGTGGCGAAGGAGTTCTGACCCGGCACCAGGCCCGCGACGTTCGCGCCGTGGTTCATACCGGGCGCGGTGAAGACATAGGAGTCACGGGCGCCCGCGCCGAGCCGGAACCGCTCCGAACCCCAGGGGTCGTTCTGGCCGTACACGAACAGCATGTGCGTGGCGTGGTGCCGTACCCACGTGTCCACGTCCCGCATCGCGTGCGGCTGGAAGCGCATCGGGATGGAACGGGGCACGAAGTCGCGCGGCGGCTGATAGCCGTAGCGGATCAACTTCCGCTCGATGTACGGGAAGTGGATGGTCGGCGAGCCCAGCTGGGTGCCGGCCTGGTAGTAGTACGGCTCGAACGGCGCGAGCCCCTGGTCGGTGTAGGCGGAGAAACCGGAGATGGTGTCGACCGATGTCCAGATCGCGTCGTCGCTCGCTGTCGCCGCGT from Streptomyces roseochromogenus subsp. oscitans DS 12.976 encodes the following:
- a CDS encoding ABC transporter ATP-binding protein; translation: MAAQRGWARRLAGYAWRYPKDVILALGSSLAGMAVMAVVPLITKVIIDDVIGNHTRSMAPWAGALIGAAVLVYVLTYIRRYYGGRLALDVQHDLRTEMYGTITRLDGRRQDELSTGQVVGRATSDLQLIQGLLFMLPMTIGNVLLFLMSLMIMAWLSLPLTLVALAVAPALAWIAKRSRSKLHPATWYAQAQAAAVAGVVDGAVSGVRVVKGFGQEEQETGKLREVGRKLFAGRLRTIRLNSTYTPALQAVPALGQVAMLALGGWLAVRGHITLGTFVAFSSYLAQLVGPVRMLAMVLTVGQQARAGTERVLELIDTEPTLQEGTKTLPADAPATVEFDDVSFGYDSGSKVLDGLTFEIRPGETLAVVGSSGSGKSTLSLLLPRFYDVTHGAVLIGGHDVRELTLDSLRAAIGLVPEDSFLFSDTVRSNIAYGHPDATQEEIEAAARAAQADRFISELPQGYDTKVGEQGLTLSGGQRQRIALARALLTDPRLLVLDDATSAVDARVEHEIHEALKQVMEGRTTLLIAHRRSTLNLADRIAVLDGGRLADLGTHEELQQRSALYRRLLTDPDELGGVSPGHAEPAVPREDTSVREELDAEFDAERGVTPRLWTGDREPKNAEDTALAGTPATPELLAKVAALPPAVDTPDIDEARAVGREDSYGLRRLLRGFGPPLLLSLLLVAVDAGAGLLLPVLIRHGIDAGVTKMALGAVWAASLLGLLTVVVQWVAQIGETRMTGRTGERVLYALRLKIFAQLQRLGLDYYERELTGRIMTRMTTDVDALSTFLQTGLVTAFVSVVTFFGIMAALLVIDIQLALVVFTTLPPLIVATFFFRRASVKAYELARERVSTVNADLQESVAGLRIVQAFRRERDGGRRFAERSDSYRHARIRGQWLISVYFPFVQLLSSVAAASVLIAGAHRVEAATLTTGALVAYLLYIDLFFAPVQQLSQVFDGYQQATVSLGRIQELLREPTSTKSADEPLEVLSLRGDIAFEDVRFAYGTDEEALTGIDLTIPAGQTVAFVGETGAGKSTLVKLVARFYDPTGGRVTVDGTDLRALDLTSYRHRLGVVPQEAYLFPGTVRDAIAYGRPEATDAEVEAAARAVGAHEMIATLDGGYLHEVAERGRNLSAGQRQLIALARAELVDPDILLLDEATAALDLATEAQVNQATDRLAGRRTTLVVAHRLTTAARADRVVVMDHGGVAEDGTHDELLARDGRYAELWRTFVGRPEPEEPVTATR
- a CDS encoding glycoside hydrolase family 3 protein — translated: MRRWRPLFRLLCFPLTERNLPDIGDPSEVSFSGSPLEGAHVPDTGRPSRRAVLAATAGLTAALTVPATAHAAVPPDPRRLRALISGMTLEEKVGQLFVMRVYGHSATAPDQADIDANLKELGVRTAAELIAKYRVGGVIYFTWAHNTRDPHQIADLSDGIQRASLDQPRGLPVLISTDQEHGAVCRVGKPATLFPGAMAVGAAGSRADAHTLGRISGAELRAMGINQDYSPDADVNVNPANPIIGVRSFGADPDAVGALVAAEVRGYQASRVAATAKHFPGHGDTAVDSHTGFPVITHSRDLWEKLDAVPFRAAIAAGIDSIMTAHIQFPALDDSGDPATLSHPILTGILRGELGYDGVVITDSLGMQGVRTKYGDDRVPVLALKAGVDQLLNPPSIDVAWHAVLKAVQDGELTESRLDESILRILRLKARLGLFDPPHTSRAGIERTVGTEAHLAAADRIAERTTTLLVNEDHTLPFDTRTERRILVVGADPDSPTGTTGPPTGVLAAALTELGFSATALSTGTAPSAAAIAQAVTAAQDADAVVVATYNVTAGNAQRTLVTQLRAMGRPLAALALRNPYDVAQYPSVKGCLASYGWTDVEVRAAARVIAGRVAPRGKLPVPVQRADDPAQVLYPIGHGLTY